The Salmonirosea aquatica DNA window GGCTTCTATTCGATTACCTTGCCCGAGGGTGAGTATTCGCTGGTGTTCAGCTGTATAGGCTATCAGAAACTGACCGAGCGCATGACGCTCAATACCGATCAGCGCCGGAATGTGGAAATGACCTCCGAAAGTAAACAACTGAAAGAGGTAATAATCTCTACTAAAAAAGAAGATGAAAACGTCCGCAGCCTGGAAATGTCGGTCAATAAGGTAAATATCAAAACGATCCGCCAGATTCCGGCCCTGCTGGGCGAAGTGGACATTATCCGCAGCATCCAGTTATTACCCGGCGTAACCACCGTCGGTGAAGGCGCTTCGGGCTTCAATGTGCGTGGCGGCGACGTCTCACAGAACCTGATCCTGCTGGATGAGGCTCCCGTCTATAATTCTTCTCACTTATTTGGTTTTTTCTCGGTCTTTAACCCTGATGCCGTCAAGGATGTCAAGCTTATCAAGGGAGGTATCCCGGCGCAGTACGGCGGGCGTATTTCGTCGATTCTGGACGTCAGAATGAAGGAGGGCAATACCAAGAAGCGCGAAATCAACGGCGGAATCGGCACCATTTTCTCACGGTTGACCTACGAGCAGCCTTTCGCCCAGAGCCGGGGCTCGTTCATCGTGGCGGCGCGGCGGTCGTACATCGATGTGCTGGCGAAACCTTTCCTAAAAGGCGATCTGAAAAAAAGCCGCTTCAACTTCTATGACCTCACGGCTAAGGTCAACTACCGCCTCGATGACAAAAATACTTTTTATGCCTCCGGCTACTTCGGGCGCGATGTGTTCGGGGCGGCGGATTTTGGCTTTGGCTGGGGCAATGGCACCGCCACGGCACGCTGGAATCACATTTTTTCGAATAAGCTCTTCCTCAACCTTACAACCTATTACAGCAACTACGACTATTCCATTAATTCGGACCCCTATAATAAAACTCCCAACGACCGCTTTGAGTGGAATTCCAAAATCATTAGTACCAGCGTGAAGCCCGACTTCACCTACTACCTTACGCCCAACAACCAGCTTATCTTTGGCGGACAGTACATCAAATACGACAGCTGTCCTGGTAATGCCGTGGTGGTGTCCAGTGGCGAGAGCCGCAACATCAGCCTTGATTCCCGCTTCGGCGACGAGTCAGCTTTGTACATCGCTAACGAACAGAAAATCTCCGATCGCTTTTCGCTGCAATACGGGCTGCGTTACTCTCTGTACCGCAACGTCGGTCCGGGTCAGGTCTATCAATATCAGGAAATCCAGCCAGATGAGCGCAAACTACCCGTATTACCGGGAACGGCGGTAACGAAAGGCGATGTGATCAAGACATACGGCAACTGGGAGCCAAGGTTTTCTATGAATATCGGTCTGAGTCCGACCGCCTCGATCAAGGCCAGCTACAACCGCACGGTGCAGTACCTGCACCTTCTATCCAACACGGCAGCTACTTCGCCGGTCGACGTCTGGACGCTTAGTACCAATAGTATCAAGCCCGAAATCGCCGACCAGGTGGCACTGGGCTGGTTTCAGAACTTCCGCGACAATACCTATGAGGCTTCCGTGGAAGTGTACTACAAGGATTTGCAGAATCAAATCGACTACGTACGTAACTCCGACCTGCTGCTCAATCGCTACGTCGAAGGCGATTTGCTATTTGGCAAAGGCCGAGCCTACGGAGCGGAGTTTTTCCTGAAAAAGAACAAGGGACGGTTGACAGGCTGGCTCAGTTATACGCTGGCCCGCACGGAACGGCTGGTCGACGGCGTCAACAACGACGACTGGTTTCCGGCTCGCTTCGACAAACCCCACAACGTTACGCTGGTCGGGATTTATAATCTCAACGAACGATTGACGCTATCGTCCACTTTTACGTTTGCATCAGGTACCCCCGCGACCTTTCCTACCAACCGCTTTGTGTATAATGGCTGGGCGTTGCCGCACAACGTATATAATGCCCGCAACAATAACCGAATTCCACCGTACAATCGCCTGGATCTGGCGGCAACCTTGAAGTCCAGGAAAAAACTGTTCGGAGTCGTACGGGGTGAGTGGGTTTTCTCGGTCTATAACGCCTACAATCGCCGGAATCCGTACTCAGTCTATGTCCAGCAGAATGAAGATAATGCGCTGACGACCGAAGCCATTCGCTTCTCAATCATCGGGTCAATAATCCCAGCCGTCACCTACAATTTCAAATTTTGAGAAATCGACAAATTGTGGAAACGCGATTTATCGCGTTTAACGGGCGAAACAACCCGCATTTGGACAATAGCCTCTGATCAATGTAAAGAAAAATAGCCATGAAAAAAAGTACCATGTATTTGTTGCTGAGCCTGTTCGCCGTGTCAGCTCCCCTGACAAGCTGCGAGGATGCCATCGACATCAACACCGAAACCGGTCCCACCGAACTCGTCGTGGATGGCTGGATCACGAACCAACCCGGCCCACAAACGATAAAACTGACGCTATCGGCGGCTTATTTCAACAATGGTCCGGCCGTACCTGCCTTAGGGGCTGAGGTATCGGTAATTGACGACAAGGGTATAGCGTATATATTCACAGACGAAAAAAACAAGGGCTCCTATAAGTGGACGCCCAAATCGGACACGGTGGCCCTGGGTCGTATCGGGGGCAGGTATGCTTTACAAATCAAACACAGCGGCGAGGAATACACCGCCACCAACGAAATCAAGCGGGTGCCAAAGATCGATTCGCTGGTGTACGAAGAGGAAAGTTTCCCGATCAATCCTCCCGAAGGACCCAAAGATGGCTACCTGGCTCAGTTTTACGCCCGTGACTTCGTGGGCCTCAGCGACACCTACTGGATCAAACCCCTGAAAAGCGGTAAACTCTACGGCACCGACCCAGAGGATATTTCGCTGGCCTTCGACGCCTCTTTCAGCCCTGGCTCGCCTTCTGACGGACTGGTATTTATTAAACCTCTACGGCAGTCGATCAACGTCAATAAATTGTTTTCTGCGGGTGATACGGTGGGCGTGGAATTGCACAGCATCAGTATCGAAACGTACTACTTCTTATTTCAGGTCAGGCAGGAAAGCAGTAATGGCGGTATCTTCGCCGTGCCTCCCGCCAATATTCCTACTAATATTTCCAACAAAAACCCCAACGGCAAAAAAGCCCTCGGTTTCTTCGGTACCTCCGCCGTCAGCCGCGCCGAAACGGTGATCAATCCGAAGAAGGCGAAGTTGAAAGAGTAGTTTTTAGGGAATACCAAAGTACCTAAGGGCCAAAAATGGAAGGTGAAATCCAACGGTTTGCTCAGCGTCGCGAACAAGCCTTCTACACCACCCAGCCCGCCGCTTTGGGAGCGTGCGCCTTCGCCAAACAGATGGAAATTACGCCAATGATAATCTGTTTCTGCACGTCCCGATTTGTAATCGGGACGGTTTCCCGCTGGGATACTATCTCCTCGGGTTTGCAACGCGAATGCACTCATGCGCGGATCGCGTTATAGAGGAGTGAATTAACTTATAAAGTACCTAAGTTTCACCCCAGAGGCGTCGGCGGTTAATAGTAAATGTCCTTATTAACCAGTCTTTACACCCCTCCGGGGTGGTGATAAAATGCATTCACCTGAACTATTAACAGATGGCCCCGCTGGGGCAATTACTTTAAGACTTTATTCATCCATCAATAAAACGCGAAGCAGATGCAACACCGATTACAAATCGGGATTAGCGGGAGATTTTTCAGTATTGTTTAAAAGTACCCTGTTAAAAGGGCTTTGTTGCATGGTCTTGATAATCCAGGAACGACTTTAGGTGGCCTGAAAATATTATTTAATAAGTGACTGTTTTTCCTAAAAATATAAACTTGTGAAACTCTAGTTAGGCTCTGCCTAAGTGGAACAAGATTAAAATTAGCCTTTCACAAGCCATGCAACAAAGCCTGTTAAAAGTATAAAAAAAATGAATAGAGTATAGCATAAAAACAAAAAGTACTGCAAAACTTGGGTGTATACCAGAGTTGGTGGCAAGCATACGACAACACCATACGAACTCAAAACTTTAACTTGCTGACATTCGTTTTTCTCCCCAACTTCTCATTTGACTGATAAAAGGGATTAATTCCATTCCTGTATCGGTAAGTGAATATTCAACTTTTGGTGGAACTTCTAAATAAACTTTTCTAATAATCAGCTTATCAGCTTCCAATTCTTTAAGTGTTTGGGTTAGCATTTTTGGAGTTATCCCAACCACAGCTCTGTTTAACTCTCCATACCTGAGACAACCTTCTCTTAATACCCATAAAATCCGCCCTTTATATTTTCCGCCGATTCTTTGAAATGCGTAATCAACAGCACAATACGCCTTTTGAATATTTTTTTTCATTTTTGAAAGTTTAAACCATTGATAATCAGCTTTACTATGTTTTTAGTATGTACCATACTTTATTGTATGTACTTGCTGCAAAGGTATAAAATACTTTTTATTGCAAAAATTTTAAATAAAATAAATTATGAATGCAACTATCAAAAGAATGCTTTATTTTCCAATAACAAAAATTATCATTGGAATTGTGGTCTGTTTTTCTCTATTTGTTTTAATTCAAAACTTTGTATTAAAACCATTTTTTTATAGCATTATTCAAGATAAAAGTATTGCCGTCCCAATTATTCACTGTTTTTCTTTTATAATTTTATTAGCCGCTTATTACTATTTATTCCGTTTATATGATAAAAGAAAAATAACAGAATTATCCATAAAATATTTACTTAAAGAAATGTTTGGAGGATTTTTCTTTGGTTTTTTTACAATTTCCTTATCTATTTTCATTTTATACTTATTAGGGCATTATCGAGCTATTAGTATTTCTACAGTTCACTATTCAATAAAGTTTTTCACATTCTTAATGTTTGCGGCCATAGTTGAAGACTTATTTCATAGAGGGTTAATAGTTCGTGTCTGTGAAAATTGGTTAGGAACTAATTTAACCCTTGTCATTGCAATGTTAGTAGAATTGCAACACATTTATAATCCAAATTCCAACTTATTTAGTCTTTTTTATTATTTGATTTGGGGGTTTACCATGGGAATGATGTTTATCTATACTAAAAGAATTTGGCTACCATTTTTCTTCCATTTAGGTTGGAATTTTGCTCAGCCTTTTTATGGCTCAAATCTCACAGGGATAGATGATATGGGCAATATCATTCAATCAAAATTCAACGGCCCTGAACTATTGACAGGGGGTGCTGTTGGAATTGA harbors:
- a CDS encoding TonB-dependent receptor, with the protein product MNNLERLTVLGLILLTGTLNAQAQEKYTVSGYVKDIANGEGLIGVSVYVREGSTSVATNPYGFYSITLPEGEYSLVFSCIGYQKLTERMTLNTDQRRNVEMTSESKQLKEVIISTKKEDENVRSLEMSVNKVNIKTIRQIPALLGEVDIIRSIQLLPGVTTVGEGASGFNVRGGDVSQNLILLDEAPVYNSSHLFGFFSVFNPDAVKDVKLIKGGIPAQYGGRISSILDVRMKEGNTKKREINGGIGTIFSRLTYEQPFAQSRGSFIVAARRSYIDVLAKPFLKGDLKKSRFNFYDLTAKVNYRLDDKNTFYASGYFGRDVFGAADFGFGWGNGTATARWNHIFSNKLFLNLTTYYSNYDYSINSDPYNKTPNDRFEWNSKIISTSVKPDFTYYLTPNNQLIFGGQYIKYDSCPGNAVVVSSGESRNISLDSRFGDESALYIANEQKISDRFSLQYGLRYSLYRNVGPGQVYQYQEIQPDERKLPVLPGTAVTKGDVIKTYGNWEPRFSMNIGLSPTASIKASYNRTVQYLHLLSNTAATSPVDVWTLSTNSIKPEIADQVALGWFQNFRDNTYEASVEVYYKDLQNQIDYVRNSDLLLNRYVEGDLLFGKGRAYGAEFFLKKNKGRLTGWLSYTLARTERLVDGVNNDDWFPARFDKPHNVTLVGIYNLNERLTLSSTFTFASGTPATFPTNRFVYNGWALPHNVYNARNNNRIPPYNRLDLAATLKSRKKLFGVVRGEWVFSVYNAYNRRNPYSVYVQQNEDNALTTEAIRFSIIGSIIPAVTYNFKF
- a CDS encoding DUF4249 domain-containing protein, yielding MKKSTMYLLLSLFAVSAPLTSCEDAIDINTETGPTELVVDGWITNQPGPQTIKLTLSAAYFNNGPAVPALGAEVSVIDDKGIAYIFTDEKNKGSYKWTPKSDTVALGRIGGRYALQIKHSGEEYTATNEIKRVPKIDSLVYEEESFPINPPEGPKDGYLAQFYARDFVGLSDTYWIKPLKSGKLYGTDPEDISLAFDASFSPGSPSDGLVFIKPLRQSINVNKLFSAGDTVGVELHSISIETYYFLFQVRQESSNGGIFAVPPANIPTNISNKNPNGKKALGFFGTSAVSRAETVINPKKAKLKE
- a CDS encoding winged helix-turn-helix transcriptional regulator — encoded protein: MKKNIQKAYCAVDYAFQRIGGKYKGRILWVLREGCLRYGELNRAVVGITPKMLTQTLKELEADKLIIRKVYLEVPPKVEYSLTDTGMELIPFISQMRSWGEKRMSAS
- a CDS encoding CPBP family intramembrane glutamic endopeptidase, with the translated sequence MNATIKRMLYFPITKIIIGIVVCFSLFVLIQNFVLKPFFYSIIQDKSIAVPIIHCFSFIILLAAYYYLFRLYDKRKITELSIKYLLKEMFGGFFFGFFTISLSIFILYLLGHYRAISISTVHYSIKFFTFLMFAAIVEDLFHRGLIVRVCENWLGTNLTLVIAMLVELQHIYNPNSNLFSLFYYLIWGFTMGMMFIYTKRIWLPFFFHLGWNFAQPFYGSNLTGIDDMGNIIQSKFNGPELLTGGAVGIEGSIFTASFLLLIGIILYYRAKREGKIVKSKLFER